The Episyrphus balteatus chromosome 4, idEpiBalt1.1, whole genome shotgun sequence genome includes a window with the following:
- the LOC129920217 gene encoding mRNA (2'-O-methyladenosine-N(6)-)-methyltransferase, with amino-acid sequence MNDIAASTSAAAISAPQTSAAAAAAAAAAASAQSAWDQLTAPQNQNDAAAANNTLLNLSPPLVGASSPSCSSPSTPVKLGPPPEMTAHTPQGPPTSHGSGYGEELSTELVNQGWRKFWSKRENRPYYWNKVTGESLWEMPGQRPFDPLTDPLGICHPGAPQPNSPLPHPNLKRRPSEDMHHGMAPPMKKFVLAGPWDLEIFTNAVIVERPPTLLPHPHPEIEAIRAAYTMKLVKTYEDLCMRRESIKAPKDSFNRWLIERKVIDRGYDPLLPSFCNIEVSPAMYYEIMNDIPIKIVKPKFTGDARKQLSRYAEAAKHIIESRSAPPESKKVVKWNVEDTFQWLRRTVGASYEDFQDRLQHLKRQCEPHLVETVKGSVEALCTKIYHLSAEHAKKIRERHMLLLKEHGIPEPAPPVPPPHLKKVWCYPIQFAVPSPRMPTIEYLQDRDHMIIKFTPATLNQPDAQYINLTHLQKLEQLYRFNCFDDKKFDLFIGRVWCLLKRYQTFLGNALNSSQEAELTQASLPVPVFECLHRHFGVTFECFASPFNSFFRQYCSAFADTDAYFGSRGPFLDFKPVSGSFQVNPPHVEELIDAALLHIDKLLTDSMEPLSFIIFLPEWKSIAKLEENIHKRRSMVVLGMAHEYRHGYQHIIPKSDVNVKCIQGTTVVWMQNSAGHARWGPNESRVDALREAFRPQRDKEREKAAAAAAAAAAAAAENSASKATTTAPQTTQQQSVPNTTAPATSSTPIPTTSAMVLPSSVSTGLGSSSSNDSLDAGPSAIATAIVTNSNSMVATTSSVLVTPANTVTAINSAV; translated from the exons ATGAATGATATAGCAGCCAGTACTTCTGCTGCAGCTATTTCAGCCCCACAGACATCTGCTGCtgctgcagcagcagcagccgcTGCAGCGAGTGCACAATCAGCTTGGGATCAACTGACAGCTCCACAAAATCAAAATGATGCTGCAGCAGCTAACAATACGCTTCTGAATTTGAGTCCACCCTTAGTCGGTGCTTCATCTCCAAGTTGTAGTTCACCCTCGACCCCAGTCAAATTGGGCCCACCGCCCGAAATGACAGCACACACACCCCAAGGTCCACCAACTTCACATGGCTCTGGCTATGGTGAAGAACTTAGCACAGAATTGGTAAATCAAGGATGGCGTAAATTTTGGTCTAAACGAGAAAATCGACCGTACTATTGGAATAAAGTTACCGGCGAGTCTCTGTGGGAGATGCCGGGCCAAAGACCATTCGATCCACTTACCGATCCACTTGGTATTTGTCATCCTGGTGCTCCCCAACCAAATAGTCCTTTGCCACATCCAAATCTAAAAAGAAGACCTTCCGAAGATATGCACCATGGAATGGCGCCGCCTATGAAAAAATTCGTTCTAGCTGGACCATGGGATTTGGAAATATTTACAAATGCAGTAATCGTTGAACGACCACCGACTTTATTACCACATCCTCATCCAGAAATAGAAGCCATTCGAGCAGCATACACCATGAAATTGGTGAAAACCTATGAAGATCTTTGTATGCGAAGAGAGAGCATAAAGGCGCCAAAAGATTCCTTCAATCGTTGGCTAATCGAACGGAAGGTCATTGATCGTGGCTACGATCCATTGCTTCCTAGCTTTTGCAATATCGAAGTCTCTCCAGCTATGTATTATGAAATTATGAATGACATCCCGATTAAGATTGTCAAACCCAAATTCACTGGTGACGCACGCAAACAGCTCTCTCGATATGCTGAAGCAGCCAAGCATATAATCGAGTCTCGATCGGCTCCGCCCGAAAGTAAAAAAGTCGTCAAATGGAACGTTGAAGATACATTCCAATGGTTAAGACGTACTGTCGGCGCAAGCTATGAAGATTTTCAAGATCGACTACAACACCTTAAGAGACAGTGTGAACCACATCTAGTGGAAACGGTTAAAGGAAGCGTCGAAGCTCTCTGCACAAAAATCTATCATCTCTCAGCGGAGCATGCAAAAAAGATTCGCGAACGACACATGCTTCTGTTAAAAGAACACGGAATTCCCGAGCCAGCTCCACCAGTCCCGCCTCCGCACCTCAAGAAAGTCTGGTGCTATCCCATCCAGTTTGCAGTACCATCGCCTAGAATGCCCACCATTGAGTATCTGCAAGATCGCGATCACATGATTATTAAATTCACACCGGCCACACTAAACCAACCCGATGCTCAGTACATCAATCTGACCCATCTGCAAAAGCTTGAGCAGTTGTATCGTTTCAATTGCTTCGATGATAAGAAATTCGATCTCTTCATCGGACGTGTGTGGTGTTTGCTTAAGCGCTATCAGACATTTTTAGGAAATGCTTTGAACTCTTCACAGGAAGCTGAGCTAACACAGGCTTCTTTGCCAGTGCCGGTCTTTGAGTGCCTGCATCGACATTTTGGCGTAACATTTGAATGTTTTGCTTCGCCATTTAATTCATTCTTTAGGCAATATTGTTCGGCATTTGCCGATACAGATGCATATTTTGGATCAAGAGG TCCATTTCTGGATTTCAAGCCTGTGTCAGGTTCTTTTCAAGTGAATCCACCTCATGTAGAAGAACTCATTGATGCTGCTCTGTTGCATATTGATAAACTATTAACAGACTCTATGGAGCCACTAAG ttttataattttcttaccCGAGTGGAAGAGTATAGCAAAACTGGAGGAGAACATCCATAAGCGACGTTCAATGGTGGTTCTGGGGATGGCTCATGAATATCGACATGGTTATCAGCATATAATTCCAAA ATCTGATGTTAATGTCAAGTGCATTCAGGGCACCACAGTAGTTTGGATGCAAAACAGTGCTGGTCATGCTCGCTGGGGACCAAATGAATCACGTGTCGATGCCCTCCGAGAAGCATTTAGACCTCAACGTGACAAAGAACGAGAAAAAGCGGCTGCAGCTGCTGCTGCAGCAGCAGCGGCCGCAGCAGAAAATAGTGCTTCAAAAGCTACAACAACCGCACCACAGACTACTCAACAACAGTCTGTGCCAAATACTACTGCACCAGCTACATCTTCAACACCAATTCCGACAACATCTGCAATGGTGCTACCATCTTCTGTTAGCACAGGTCTAGGAAGTTCATCATCAAATGATAGTCTAGATGCGGGGCCATCTGCAATTGCAACTGCTATTGTGACAAATTCGAATTCTATGGTTGCAACAACGTCGTCGGTTTTAGTGACACCAGCAAATACAGTAACTGCAATAAATTCTGCTGTCTAA
- the LOC129918568 gene encoding gonadal protein gdl — protein MENNFQVEENSLSQDTYQDDPQPSPEFLQRKLYFLVDQLKQMHSALPEQFQIRISYELLTELANSLLNDTIFEIVKGLMDIQHVTEKHLENLRNQVENEYQIEVQDWASKISDPEELEHILGLMKIKHTKKLKETDMKLIAHLDQKVRDQQSLLEKACVAGFYVTDNPREIKIQMFLLDFILRLSRVKFEPNK, from the exons atggaaaataattttcaagttgAAGAAAATTCACTATCCCAAGACACATATCAGGATGATCCACAACCATCGCCAGAATTCCTccaaagaaaattatattttcttgttGATCAACTAAAACAAATGCATTCTGCTTTGCCCGA ACAATTCCAAATAAGAATATCCTACGAATTATTAACAGAATTAGCTAATTCCTTACTAAACGATACAATATTCGAAATAGTTAAAGGATTAATGGACATTCAACATGTAACCGAAAAACACTTGGAAAATCTTCGCAATCAAGTCGAGAATGAATATCAAATTGAAGTACAAGATTGGGCATCGAAAATATCAGATCCAGAAGAATTGGAACACATTTTGGGACTAATGAAGATaaaacacacgaaaaaactGAAAGAAACTGATATGAAATTAATTGCACATTTGGatcaaaaa GTGAGAGACCAACAATCATTACTGGAAAAGGCATGTGTGGCTGGATTTTATGTAACAGACAATCCCAGGGAAATCAAGATTCAAATGTTTTTGCTTGATTTTATTTTGCGTTTGAGTCGGGTGAAATTCGAACCGAATAAATAG